In the Thermoproteales archaeon genome, one interval contains:
- a CDS encoding ABC transporter ATP-binding protein: MKKNIVYEDVWKAFNSQPVIRGVSFNVREGEIVALLGPNGSGKSTLFKMSLGIVKPDKGSVLVDGVDAVSNPIKARQVVGYMPEETVIYESLKLEEYIEFILSVYRVKVEESLIKEIINILELEQHVGKLIGELSHGNKRKVLLATLMLREPPILVLDEVFSGLDPVIARIIKTWLRDKTRRGGAVLVSTHVLPIAEAVADRVLIIHRGEIVAEGKPGELKEIFGVKELEDVFLEVTGYAREYEDLIRELYE; this comes from the coding sequence ATGAAAAAGAACATCGTTTACGAAGACGTCTGGAAAGCTTTCAATTCTCAACCTGTCATTCGGGGCGTAAGCTTCAACGTTAGAGAGGGAGAGATCGTCGCCCTTCTGGGCCCGAATGGAAGCGGTAAATCGACACTTTTTAAAATGTCGTTGGGGATTGTCAAACCCGATAAAGGTAGCGTTCTCGTGGATGGAGTAGACGCCGTATCTAACCCTATCAAGGCTAGGCAAGTTGTAGGGTATATGCCGGAGGAAACAGTCATATACGAATCTCTTAAGCTCGAAGAATACATAGAGTTTATTCTATCGGTATATAGGGTTAAGGTTGAGGAGAGTCTTATTAAAGAAATAATAAATATTTTAGAGCTAGAACAGCATGTAGGTAAGCTCATCGGCGAGTTAAGCCATGGAAATAAGAGAAAAGTTTTACTGGCAACTCTAATGCTAAGAGAACCGCCTATACTCGTTTTAGACGAAGTTTTCTCAGGCCTGGATCCCGTAATAGCCCGAATAATTAAAACATGGCTTCGTGATAAAACTAGACGTGGTGGAGCAGTCCTAGTTTCAACTCATGTACTTCCGATAGCGGAGGCGGTAGCTGACAGGGTTTTAATAATACACCGTGGAGAGATTGTCGCCGAGGGTAAGCCTGGCGAGCTAAAGGAAATTTTTGGAGTTAAAGAGCTTGAAGATGTTTTTCTTGAAGTAACTGGCTATGCTAGAGAATATGAGGATCTTATAAGAGAACTTTACGAGTAG
- a CDS encoding TMEM165/GDT1 family protein translates to MEDILLPFATVLLAELGDKTQLAVFCLAIKTRKRLQLLLGIVLAFIIADGIAVILGDFLARIAPYLVKTVSGIIFILCGLITLVKRDDGEDRKYDVRNSFISGFGLVLISEMGDKTQIVSGLFAAKYDPLLVFIGAISALALLSAVTIYLGKYFIRKLDEELISKIAAIVFILIGILNLLNF, encoded by the coding sequence ATGGAGGATATATTGCTCCCCTTCGCGACAGTGCTCTTAGCCGAGCTTGGAGATAAAACACAGCTAGCTGTGTTTTGCCTAGCTATAAAAACTAGAAAACGCTTACAGTTGCTACTGGGGATCGTTTTAGCATTCATTATCGCTGATGGAATAGCGGTGATTTTGGGAGATTTTCTAGCAAGAATAGCTCCATATCTTGTCAAAACTGTGTCTGGTATAATCTTCATTTTATGTGGTTTAATTACTTTAGTTAAACGAGATGATGGAGAAGACAGGAAATACGATGTCAGAAATTCCTTTATTTCAGGCTTTGGATTGGTACTTATTTCTGAAATGGGAGATAAGACGCAGATAGTTTCTGGATTGTTCGCGGCTAAATATGATCCTCTACTCGTATTTATAGGCGCCATATCTGCACTAGCTTTGCTATCCGCTGTTACCATTTACCTAGGAAAATACTTTATAAGAAAGCTAGACGAGGAGCTTATTTCGAAAATAGCTGCAATAGTTTTCATCTTGATTGGTATTTTAAATCTTCTCAATTTTTAA